GGATGAGTCGAGACATCGGCAAGGCGCCGGCGGTGATGGTGGCGGATGTCGCTGCGTCGCTCGGTCATCTTGGCGGTCACGGTCGAGGGGCTCTCCCAGGCGGAGGCTGCCCGGCGCTATGAGATGTCGGAGTCGTGGGTGTCGCGCCTGTTGGCCCGCTACCGCCTCGAGGGCGACGCCGCGTTCGAGCCCCGATCGCGTCGCCCGCACCACTCACCGACCGCGACCCCCCACGAGACGGTCGAGCTGATCGTGAACCTACGCGTCGATCTCACCGACCAAGGCCTCGACGCCGGGCCAGAGACCATCGTGTGGCACCTCGAACACCACCACGGGATCACCGTGTCGATCTCCACGGTGCGCCGGCGGCTCATCGACGCCGGCCTGGTCGAGCCCGAGCCCCGCAAACGACCCCGGTCGTCGTACATCCGCTTCGAAGCCGACCTCCCCAACGAGTGCTGGCAGAGCGACTTCACCCACTGGCGCCTCGCGGACGGGACCGACACCGAGGTCTTGACGTGGCTCGACGACCACTCCCGCTACGCCCTGTCCCTCACCGCCCACCTACGAGTCACCGGGCCCGCCGTGGTCGACACCTTCACCGAAACCGCCGCTGACCAGGGACTTCCCGCCTCGGTCCTCACCGACAACGCCATGGTCTTCACCACCCGATTCGCTGGCGGCCGCGGCGGCCGCAACCACCTCGAGACCCTCCTGGTCG
This region of Acidimicrobiales bacterium genomic DNA includes:
- a CDS encoding IS481 family transposase, which produces MSLRRSVILAVTVEGLSQAEAARRYEMSESWVSRLLARYRLEGDAAFEPRSRRPHHSPTATPHETVELIVNLRVDLTDQGLDAGPETIVWHLEHHHGITVSISTVRRRLIDAGLVEPEPRKRPRSSYIRFEADLPNECWQSDFTHWRLADGTDTEVLTWLDDHSRYALSLTAHLRVTGPAVVDTFTETAADQGLPASVLTDNAMVFTTRFAGGRGGRNHLETLLVELGITQKHSRPNHPTTCGKVERFQQTLKKWLTAQPPARTLEDLQAQLDAFVDEYNNRRPHRSLGRATPAAAYQARPKAHPAGSDAGTHHRIRHDHVDTNGSISLRHAGRMHHIGIGRPHARTPVILLIADLDIRVIHRTTGELLRHLTLDPTRDYQPQPKRPKAGTAARRGDI